The following nucleotide sequence is from Chloracidobacterium validum.
TCCGCTGGTGGTGGCTGCCCCTGGTCCAAACGACGGTCCCGAATTTCACGCCACTTTGCCTCGCGGGTCGGAAAGTCAGGATAAGGCAAATCAGTTACCGGCGGACGAAACGGCTCACGAATCTTGGTACTATCTCTGAAAGGGTCGTTGGATGGACGCCGAAATGGATCCCTCCCCGTGCCAGTGTAAGTCATGGGGATCGTGTCGGCCGTGGGACCCTTTGCCGGGGCCGCCCCTCCCTGACTACCAGAGGGCGCTTGCGGCAATCCAGCCGTCGCCTTCTGCGCAGTTGCCGACGGCGACTGTGCCCATGAAGGAACAATGACCATCGGCGTTAGCAACCCTGCCGCGCCAATGAGTATAGATAATTGACAGGTGCGGTTGAAAATATAGGCATTCATTGGTATCGTCCTCGATTCCAGCTTACTTCCCTCTAGCTCGGCGCTTCCGAGTGCGATGCACCAGTCGGCAGCGGAATGAAGTCGTAAGCACGACGCAACGGAGTGAGATCCGTCCAGAATCACGCTGGCAGGGTGTCACTTTTGTTCTCCCTCGTCACCGAGAATGTCTTTCTCCGAAGCAAAAAACGTCGTGAGTTGGTAGGTTGCCTCGATGGTTAACTTCGGGGTTTGAGCGCTGGCTTGACGAATTTCGACGTCTGAAACTTTGACAATGCGCTGAAGGGCAGCAATATCGGCAAAGAGCTGCCCAATTTGATCGTAGGTTGTGCCAGCTTTCACATTGACAGTTTTCTCGTAATAAAAGTCTCGCTTCTGAACATTACCCGGGCGAAACTCTCGGACCACCGCCGAACGTGAACGCGCAATGTTTTGAAGTTGAGCGAGCGTCTCCGATAAGCGCACTTCTTCCGGAATATTGACGCGATAGGCTTGCAGGTCTCGCATGTATTCTTCGATCTTCTTTTTGTAATCATTGAGTTGCACGCGGACATTTTCCAATTCACGCACTTCAACATCTATTTTCTGGGCTTCTTTCTCGTCGCGCTCCGCCTGCGTCCGTATGTCACTGAACATCAACAAATCAATGAGGAAGCAGAAGACGCCAACGCCAACGATGACAATAAGAATTTGGGCCCACAAAGGAACTCGCTCAAGCATGCCGTGACCTCCTCTATTTTCCAGCCTGCGCAGCCTGCGCCGTACCAGGCGGCGCGGCTGGCTGAGGGGGATTATAGTCACACACAATCGTAAACTTCAGTGACTGCTGCTCAGTTGCGTCTGGAAGCGTTTGCCCAGTTTCTTGGAAAGTTGGATTGACGTTCGTGAAGAGTCCATTTGAGCGCAGTTCGAGCTGCTGGGCAAACTCGGTGATGATGTCCCGATTTTTCTTTTCGCGGTCTTTCTCGGCCCGATCAACCACACCTTCAATTGTCACTGAATTACCGCGCAGGAGAATTCTGTCTAACCGCACCCCAGCCGGAATGCGGGCGTTGACCTGAGACATAACGCCAACTGGGCCACGCCGCTCTGCATCAAGCTTCCTAATGATTTCAAGGCGGGTTTCGAGTAACTTCTTTCTTTTCTCGTATTCGTCCCGCTCTTTCTTGACCTGTTCCAATTCAGCTTTTTGCTTTTTAGCTTGTTCGAGGTGAGCCTTGGCATCCTTCGCCAGCTTGTCACTGTAAAAGCTGTCACCAACATAGAAGACGATGATCGCCATTGCTCCAAGTACAAGTAAGATGATTTGAGCCGTACCACGAACTGGAGCAGGCGCAGTTGTCGGTATCGGCTCACTAACGGCACTCGTGGCAAGATTGATTTTTGGCATATTCAAAGTTGCTACTCAGCCGGCTTCAACAGGTTTGTCTTTGACCACCGACTGACCAGCTCTCCTCACAAGGACTGTGCAACGAGTGGTATAGGCAAACAAGATAAATGTCCAATAGCCAAGTTGCCCACACCGGCATTACTGTTCGTTACTGTCCGGGCTGACGCGCTGCCAATCCGACAGCAACTGCCATCGTAGGTGACATTTCACGAATATACTCTTCGTCAAATTTTTTTGGATTCACAATAATCCGGGATGGATTGAAGGCATTGAAACGCTCTACGGGAATACCAAATCGCTCTGAAAACGCTGATGTCAAGCCAGACACTTTTGAACTTCCCCCAGCGATCAACACCCGATCCACCGGCGCGACATCCGATGGTGATCCAGCAGCACGCCAGAAATCCAGCGTTTTCTGAACTTCCATCGCCATCATATCCGTCACAGAATCAATGAGCGATTGAGCATCACTCGGCTGCAGGCCGTTATCTGTCGGCACGCCGCGCTTCAAGGCTTCAGCTTGTTCAAACGTCAAGCCGAGCTCCTTCTGAAGTAAGTCAGTATATTGATTTCCACCAGCCGAAATATCGCGGGTGAAAACCGAATTGCTACCTCGAACGATGTTGATACTGGTCACACACGCTCCGACATCCAGAAGCGCTACCGTCGCCGTAGGCATAGGTTGGTAGTTGACTTCATAAGCGTTTTGCAGGGCAAAAGCATCTACGTCAATAACCACTGGATTGCGACCAGCTTGAGAGATGACGGTCGTGTACTGGGCAATCTTGTCGCGCTTACAGGCAACCAGTAAAACTTGCATCACACCGCTGGCTGGATCGCGTCCAACCACCGAATAATCCAAGTTGACATCCATAATATCAAAGGGGATGTGTTGGTCGGCTTCCCATTGAATCCGTTCCGCCAACTCATCGTCGGTCATATAGGAAACTTCGATTTTCTTGACAATCACAGAGTGCCCAGAAACCGACGTATTGACATCTTTTGCCTTGATGTTGTGCTCTCCCAAAAGGCGACCAATGGCATCGCTGACGTGATTGAGGTCAATGATGTGACCGTCCACAATCGCGTCAGGAATCAAGTTCGCGTGACCGATTGCCAGTAACTCAAATCCATTCTTCAAAGGTTTGAGTTCAACTGCCTTGACCGCGCTCGAACCAATGTCAATGCCCACAACGGTTTTGGAACCGCTTAAACCGAACAGGCCCATGGCAAGCCTATCGCCTCCGTTTCAAACAAGAATGGGATGCACACACGGCGAGAGCGGGCAAGACGAACATTCGCACACCAAGAATCGGAGGTCGTGGACCCAGCCAGCAGCAGTCTGGGCGCCATCCCATCCGAACGAGTCCTTTCGCATCACCGCGCCGTGCATTCCATCGCACTCGTCGTTTCTGGAGAAGTTAACCTGGCTGTGGAAAACGCGCCCTCACGCAGTGCAAGCGATGTAAATCTTGGAGCCATTCGACGCACGCCCCTTGATTGACGACTGCCCTGTACTTTTGCGTGCTGTATGGTTATCACCGCACTCCAAGCACGTCAACATCTTTTTCAGAGCTGGTGGCGTGAATACAAGACAAACATCTGCACTTTCAATCATGTTCAGCCCATTGCATCCTGGCACTAGCAGTGAACTAGCTGTTTTCAGCCATCTGTCATCCATGGGGCCTAAATCTGGTCATTGCGCGAACTTCCAAAACTCACTACATTCGCAGACGTGAACGCACGGCCGACCACGCACATCGCACGACGCACTGGATGGCTCATCCTCGGCTTGGTATTGGCTGGGGGACTACTCTGGGTATGGCCGCGGTCGCGGACGGTGCCACCGGACCTTGCCCGCTACAGTCCGCGCGAAGCGTTGGTATTCGTTGAAACCGACTCGTTGCCGAACGCGCTTCGTCGCCTTGAAACCCTTTCGTTTTGGAAAGCGATCAAGCCAGCGATTGGCGTTCCAGGCCAGTTCGACGACGTTCTCACCAGTGCGCGTGTGCTAGCGTGGTTGGATGTTGGACCGGCGGAGGCCAAGCTACTGGCGCGCGCGCGCTGGGGATTGATCATCACTGGATTGACGGCCGAAGTTGCCGCGCCTGAATCACCAAGCAGCGACCCGCTGAACACGACATCCACCCCAGCCAAAGCAGAAACGCCACCTGGAGCGGCACTTGATGTGACCCCCCAACTCACGGTATGTCTTGCCACCGGGCTTTCTGCCGAACAAACCCTGCGAGTTGGGCAGGAGCGGCTGCCGCTTATTGCGCGAAAGCTCTTTGGTTGCGCGCCGCTGCCACCAGAGCAAGCGGATCAAACCGTTCAGCTCATGCGCTTCCGCCACCCAGAGCGCCCAGAAACCTCGCTCTGGGCGGCAGCTCGCGGCGACCTGCTCTTTCTGGCCAATGACGAAGCCGCCATTCGAGCTTGCCTCGAGGCTACCG
It contains:
- a CDS encoding type IV pilus inner membrane component PilO — encoded protein: MLERVPLWAQILIVIVGVGVFCFLIDLLMFSDIRTQAERDEKEAQKIDVEVRELENVRVQLNDYKKKIEEYMRDLQAYRVNIPEEVRLSETLAQLQNIARSRSAVVREFRPGNVQKRDFYYEKTVNVKAGTTYDQIGQLFADIAALQRIVKVSDVEIRQASAQTPKLTIEATYQLTTFFASEKDILGDEGEQK
- the pilM gene encoding type IV pilus assembly protein PilM: MGLFGLSGSKTVVGIDIGSSAVKAVELKPLKNGFELLAIGHANLIPDAIVDGHIIDLNHVSDAIGRLLGEHNIKAKDVNTSVSGHSVIVKKIEVSYMTDDELAERIQWEADQHIPFDIMDVNLDYSVVGRDPASGVMQVLLVACKRDKIAQYTTVISQAGRNPVVIDVDAFALQNAYEVNYQPMPTATVALLDVGACVTSINIVRGSNSVFTRDISAGGNQYTDLLQKELGLTFEQAEALKRGVPTDNGLQPSDAQSLIDSVTDMMAMEVQKTLDFWRAAGSPSDVAPVDRVLIAGGSSKVSGLTSAFSERFGIPVERFNAFNPSRIIVNPKKFDEEYIREMSPTMAVAVGLAARQPGQ
- a CDS encoding PilN domain-containing protein, whose translation is MPKINLATSAVSEPIPTTAPAPVRGTAQIILLVLGAMAIIVFYVGDSFYSDKLAKDAKAHLEQAKKQKAELEQVKKERDEYEKRKKLLETRLEIIRKLDAERRGPVGVMSQVNARIPAGVRLDRILLRGNSVTIEGVVDRAEKDREKKNRDIITEFAQQLELRSNGLFTNVNPTFQETGQTLPDATEQQSLKFTIVCDYNPPQPAAPPGTAQAAQAGK